In Roseibium algicola, the DNA window GGCGAATGGCTTCCGCAGATCCTGTCGAACCTGCTCGGTTTCGTGGCGCTGATTGCCGTTGCCTATGTGGCTGGCTGGTACAAGAGCCAGCCCTGGCGCAAACCGCCTGCGACTTCCTCCACCGGACCGTCCGAACGACCGAAGACACCTCCGGCAGATGGCGGTGAACCTGCTGCCAAGGCAAAGGCCGAAACCCGGGAACCGGCCCTCACCTGATCAGGCCGGCCTCCCGCCCGACACAAGAACGCCCGCAGAAGTCCTGCTCCTGCGGGCGTTTCGTTTGTGGGGAATACCTTCATTCGATAACCAAAGGCCCCGAGCTTCACCATTTGGAAGCGCTCACCTGTGAAGCAGTAAGACCCGGCCCCACTCAATACAGGGCCTCAAAAACAAAAACACCGGCCAGATGGCCGGTGTCGCATTCGTTACGCAGTCTTGTCAGTTGACGTCAGTGCAGTGACGCCATTTCCAGTTCTGCTTCAAAGGCATTGGCAACGGCAGCTTCGCGGCTGTCTGCCAGCAGGATCGGCGTACCGTCCGCATTGAGAAGCGCGTAAAGCGTCATGTTGTCGTGCAGCGGCGGGACATCCGGAAACATTTCCTTCAGATCCCGGGCCTTGATCGGCTTGATGTAGGCGACATCTCCGGTGCCCAGTTCGGTCAGTTCATCGACCGACATGAATTCGGAAAGTAGCGTGCGGTCTGCCCATGACGGGCTATTGGGGTTTTGCATCAGTCATTCTCCATATGTTGGCCGACGAGCGTTCATTCGCCGCTGGAGATTTCTATTTTTCTGATGACACGCTCCGGTTCCGGGCGTGCCAGGTCGATGGACAGGAGCCCATCTTTCAAGTCGGCTCCGAGGATCTCGATCCCCTCGGCCAGGACAAAGGCCCGCTGGAACTGACGGGCGGCAATGCCGCGATGCAGATACTGCCGGGTCTTGTCGTCTACCTGACGCCCCCGGATGACCAGCTGACTCTCTTCTACCGAGACTTCAAGCTGCTCTCGTGTGAACCCTGCCACCGCCAGGGTGATCCGAATGACATCGCCTTGATCTTCTGTTTTCGGAAGTCTCTCGATGTTATAGGGCGGATAACCGTCGTTGGCGGCCTTGGAGACGCGATCGAGCACGCGCTCGATATCGTCGAACCCGAGCATGAACGGGCTAGAAAACGCTGACATGCGTGACATCCTCAAAGTCCTTGTCGAAGCGACCTTGCGCCCGGACCCTTTCAAGGCATCCGGACCGGAACCAACCGGTTCCTTTCATGATTAAATATGGAGCTTCGTTAAAATTGATTCAAGGAGCCATGCTTTCACCCATTTTTGCTTTCACTGTTCTGTGAATTTTTCAGGAGAATGAAGACAAAATCGGGTTCTCTTTCAAGAACTTCGTCAGAGCGGATACCGCTTGGCGAACTGTTGGTACATGGCGCTCGTCCTGATGCATGACCAGCCACCGCTCGGTTTCCATGGTGTCGAACGGGCCGTCGATGCGCATCAGATCGGGATATGCATCGCCGACAAAGGTCGGCAACAGCATGCGGGCATTGCCTTTTCGTACGAGTGAAAGAGCAAGCGAGGCCTTGTTGACGGTGATTACCGCATCAGTGCCATGGTTCTCCTTCAGCCAGAGACCCGTCGGCGAATGGGCATCGTCTTCCACCAGCCCGACCCAACCAAGCTCCGCAGCGTTCGAAACCTTTGCAGCCTGATAGGCGGCATATTGGACCTTTCCAACCTTCTGTCCGGCCAACCAGGCCTGTTTGGGCCGGCTGTTGCGGATACCGATATCGATCTGCCGGCGGGCAATGTCCCGGTTTCTGAGATCCGCAAGGATTTCCGGCAGCCAGCCCGCGTCTGGGGTCCAGAAGGACGACAGGTTGTCGATGAGCAGCCGCGCGGTCCAGTCTCCCGCCGATATCCGGATCCTCCGGCGCAGGCCTTCTCCTTCTTTCCACGCATCGATGCTGCGGGCGGTCTGGTCCATGTCTTCCAGGTAGCGCAGGAGATCATGTGCGGCAGCGGTCAGCTGGTAACCTCGCGCCTCGCGCTCCACAAGGCGAACGTCGAGGCTTTTCTCCAGAGCGGCAACCCGGCGGCCGAGCGTTGCGGAGCTGACGCCGGTCTTGTCAGCCGCTCCGGCAAGGCCGCCTGCTTTCGCGACAGCCAGGAACAGTCGAAGATCTTCCCAATCGATATTTCGTTTCATTTTTGAAATCTCGTTTTCAATTAGAAAACATGGGAATAGACGCGTCTCGTGAGACTATCTGCAAATACCTCTTCAACAAAATCAAAATTGAAGGGAGCAGCAGATGCTCATTCCCTATTCCTTGCCATTGCGAAAAAAACACTGTGTGAGCCGCCTGCCCGCCTGGGACGATCCTGTCAGATCGCTCTATCCGCATCATGCGGAATTCTGGCCGCAGCAGATCCCGGAGCATGTCCGGCTGCTCAAACTCGGAAAGAGGCTGGCCCGTAAACGACGCCGGCTGGCCGTGATGAAATTCCTGAGGATGTGCCTTGGTCATCCCCGCAGACGGAAGAGGCCCCGGAGTATCTCCGAGGCCCCTTGCGGCGACCCGCCTGGCAAGCGCGCAACAGATCGTGGCTGCGCAGGCCAGGCCCGTGTCACCGTTTCTCCGGCAGTACCGGCTAACTGACGCGGCTCAGTTCGCGACCGGGATCAGGCGGCTGCCATAAGGATTGTCGATCACCATCTTCCAGCTGCCATCGGGCTGCCGCCGCAACACGGCGATGGAAAGGCCTTCGCCGGCCACCGGTTTTCCTTCCGGATCGGTGCCGGTCATCGTCCAGGGCGCAATGTGGACAGCAAGATCGCCTTCCACGATCACTTCGTGGCCGGAATAGGTGAATTTCGGCGAAACGGAGCGGAACTGGTGAAACAGTTCGCGCGCCAGGGTGCTGTCGGACACCGGATTTCCGGGCTCGAACGCAATGCTCTGGCTTGGTTCATAGGTCTGCATCACCGTATCGATGTCTCCCTTTTCAAAGGAGGTCGTCATTTTTTCGATAAGGGTGATGACGTTCTGTTGTTCCGGGCTCATGTCTTTCGTTCCTTCTGCGAGGCTGGGTTGGGAAAAGGTGACGACGGCAACGGTGGCCGCCATGGCTGCGAGCTGTTTCAACTGGGTCACGGAGGTCTTCCTTTCGATCGGCAAGGCGGTGCCAGTCCCGCCCGTTGCCGGGCTGGTTGATGCATTGTGCGATTACTGGCGGGTCTGGTTGCGTCAGTGGCCGGGGGACAGGATCTCGGTCAGCTGAACGCGGATGTCTTCAGGGCAACGTTGCCGGGGAACCGCATTCTGAAGTTCAAAGGCCTTCAGACCGTCGATCACCGATGCGACCTGCCGCCGGGCGTCGTGATAGGTTTGCGCCCCTCCGGCGGAATTGGGATAGGATCCGGGTTGAATTCGGCCGGAAGCGACGGCTGCAGGAAGCCGCTTCGGACAAATGCATTTCGCCTTTGCCGAAACGATGCCGCAGTGGCGCGAGGTAAACGCCATCACTTCTTCCCGCGCCCGCGACAACCGCTTGCGGTAGGCCGCAGGAGCAATTTCCAGAATGCTGGAAGCTTCGCCGTGTTCCAGTTCCAGGATATCGCCCAGCACATAGGCCAGTCTCAGGTCCATGGTCAGACAAAGCAGCATGGCCATGGTGCAGGAAATCCTGAGTTCATTCAGCAGAAGCACATCGTCCGGCGCCTTGGGCGGCTCAGACACCAGGCCGTCTTCCAGATCGGCGGCAAAGGCATCGAATGTCAGTCCGAGATCCCGGTCGCGAACCTTCTTGGCGCTCACCAGGTAGCGAACGGCTACGCGGTAAACCCAGGTCGAAAACCGGCTCTCGCCCTTGAAGGTTGAAAGTTTGGTCAGGATCAGGATGAGAATTTCCTGCGTCGCCTCGCGTGCATCTTCCGGATTGACCAGAATGCGGCGGGCCAGATGATGGATCTGGTCCTGTACGCCCTCCAGAACCCGTTCCAGAGCAATCCTGTCACCTTCCTGGGCCGCCTGGACCGTTTCCGTTTTTACGCTGATTGCCGTCATGTCGTGTTCCGTCTCTTGGTGTCTTGTAATGTTAGAGAGCGCGGGGCTGGAATGTGTGACACGTTTTTTTCATTGCGATGCAGCTTGCGTGATTCAGCTGGAAAAGCCACTCTGCCGCTCCTGCCGACGGACCCCGTTTCCGGTCCCACGACTTTACGAGCACGCCAATGACCCGCGACGAGTTTGACGCCTTCTGCAAAAAGCTTCCGGCAACCACGCATGTGATCCAATGGGGCAATGCATCGGTCTGGAAGGTTGGCGGCAAGATTTTCGCCATCTGCTCTGGTTGGGGCGAAGGCGATTTTCCGCGGTTCAGCTTCAAATGCTCCGATATTTCCTATTCCCTGCTCATCCAGCAGGTAGGAATGATCCCCGCGCCTTATCTTGCCCGTGCCAAATGGGTGCAGATGGAAGAAGAAGGCGCGCTGTCCGATGCGGACCTGAAGGCCTATATCGAAGCCGCGCACAAGATCATCGCGGCCAAGCTGACCAGGAAGCAGCAGAAGGAACTGGGTCTTGCCGGGTGAGATGGCGGGCAAATGGCGATCACTCGGCCTGCTGATGCTGGCCGAGATCGCCGCCATGAGCCTGTGGTTCATGTCCGCAGCGATCCTGCCCGATCTGACCCGTGAATTTCCCATATCCGACTTTGCCCAGGCCGCTCTCTCCAGCGCCGTCCAGATCGGCTTCGTGTTCGGCGCCGTCGCGTCGGCCTTTCTTGGC includes these proteins:
- a CDS encoding Hsp20 family protein translates to MSRMSAFSSPFMLGFDDIERVLDRVSKAANDGYPPYNIERLPKTEDQGDVIRITLAVAGFTREQLEVSVEESQLVIRGRQVDDKTRQYLHRGIAARQFQRAFVLAEGIEILGADLKDGLLSIDLARPEPERVIRKIEISSGE
- a CDS encoding RNA polymerase sigma factor: MTAISVKTETVQAAQEGDRIALERVLEGVQDQIHHLARRILVNPEDAREATQEILILILTKLSTFKGESRFSTWVYRVAVRYLVSAKKVRDRDLGLTFDAFAADLEDGLVSEPPKAPDDVLLLNELRISCTMAMLLCLTMDLRLAYVLGDILELEHGEASSILEIAPAAYRKRLSRAREEVMAFTSRHCGIVSAKAKCICPKRLPAAVASGRIQPGSYPNSAGGAQTYHDARRQVASVIDGLKAFELQNAVPRQRCPEDIRVQLTEILSPGH
- a CDS encoding LysR family transcriptional regulator, with translation MKRNIDWEDLRLFLAVAKAGGLAGAADKTGVSSATLGRRVAALEKSLDVRLVEREARGYQLTAAAHDLLRYLEDMDQTARSIDAWKEGEGLRRRIRISAGDWTARLLIDNLSSFWTPDAGWLPEILADLRNRDIARRQIDIGIRNSRPKQAWLAGQKVGKVQYAAYQAAKVSNAAELGWVGLVEDDAHSPTGLWLKENHGTDAVITVNKASLALSLVRKGNARMLLPTFVGDAYPDLMRIDGPFDTMETERWLVMHQDERHVPTVRQAVSALTKFLKENPILSSFS
- a CDS encoding YybH family protein, coding for MTQLKQLAAMAATVAVVTFSQPSLAEGTKDMSPEQQNVITLIEKMTTSFEKGDIDTVMQTYEPSQSIAFEPGNPVSDSTLARELFHQFRSVSPKFTYSGHEVIVEGDLAVHIAPWTMTGTDPEGKPVAGEGLSIAVLRRQPDGSWKMVIDNPYGSRLIPVAN
- a CDS encoding MmcQ/YjbR family DNA-binding protein, producing MTRDEFDAFCKKLPATTHVIQWGNASVWKVGGKIFAICSGWGEGDFPRFSFKCSDISYSLLIQQVGMIPAPYLARAKWVQMEEEGALSDADLKAYIEAAHKIIAAKLTRKQQKELGLAG
- a CDS encoding DUF1150 family protein, whose product is MQNPNSPSWADRTLLSEFMSVDELTELGTGDVAYIKPIKARDLKEMFPDVPPLHDNMTLYALLNADGTPILLADSREAAVANAFEAELEMASLH